In Humulus lupulus chromosome 6, drHumLupu1.1, whole genome shotgun sequence, a single genomic region encodes these proteins:
- the LOC133784750 gene encoding protein ALP1-like: MDSDTNSEDMNEEYIQQVIAEEMEIDELVLVVARTSVYYNNFLVKEPCRNSPHTGWKFMMEIMDGNGRRCHEMFRMEKHVFCKLCDRLRSYGLKSSKGVRLEESVGMFMMILGHGAGNRMIQEHFQHSGETVSRHFSNVLEKMSMLALDEIRPPEDFDEVPYYIRNNPRYWPYFKDCIGAIDGTHVRVSLPVDKQIPYIGRKGCPTQNIMAVCGFDMLFTFVWAGWEGTAHDTRIFLEALRNTHLNFPKPPNGKYYLVDAGYPNMKGYLAPYKWARYHLPQFQQGSQPSGSKEVFNHAHSSLRSVIERCFGVWKARWEILQRMPNYKFDKQVAIVTASMALHNFIRRETINDIEFPSCDETNDDFVNDDNPNINLVRDESEMGVIRDKIAAELMLK; encoded by the exons ATGGATAGTGACACAAATTCAGAAGACATGAATGAAGAATATATACAACAAGTCATAGCAGAAGAAATGGAAATTGATGAACTTGTCCTTGTTGTTGCAAGAACATCAgtatattataataattttttggtTAAGGAACCATGTAGAAATTCACCTCACACTGGCTGGAAATTTATGATGGAAATTATGGATGGAAATGGTCGACGATGTCATGAGATGTTTCGAATGGAAAAACATGTTTTTTGTAAACTGTGTGATAGATTGAGAAGTTATGGACTAAAATCTAGTAAAGGTGTGAGACTAGAAGAGTCAGTTGgtatgtttatgatgattttaGGACATGGTGCAGGAAATAGAAtgattcaagagcattttcagcATTCAGGTGAAACTGTTAGTAGGCACTTTTCAAATGTATTGGAAAAAATGAGTATGCTTGCTTTGGATGAAATTAGACCACCTGAAGATTTTGATGAAGTCCCATATTATATACGAAACAATCCTAGATATTGGCCATACTTTAAG GATTGTATTGGAGCAATAGACGGAACACATGTTCGAGTTTCACTTCCAGTAGATAAACAAATACCATACATTGGAAGAAAGGGTTGTCCTACACAAAATATTATGGCTGTATGTGGATTTGATATGTTATTCACATTTGTATGGGCGGGTTGGGAAGGAACAGCACATGATACTCGTATATTTCTTGAAGCATTAAGAAATACACATCTTAATTTTCCTAAACCACCCAATG gtAAGTATTACTTAGTTGATGCAGGGTATCCAAATATGAAAGGTTATTTAGCTCCATATAAATGGGCAAGATACCATCTTCCTCAATTTCAACAAGGTAGTCAACCTAGTGGCTCTAAAGAAGTATTTAACCACGCTCATTCATCATTACGCAGTGTTATTGAACGCTGTTTTGGTGTATGGAAAGCacgatgggaaattttgcaacgAATGCCAAATTATAAGTTTGATAAACAAGTAGCTATTGTTACAGCTTCAATGGCTTTACATAATTTTATCAGGAGAGAGACCATTAATGACATAGAGTTCCCATCTTgtgatgaaacaaatgatgattTTGTAAATGACGATAACCCAAATATTAACTTAGTAAGAGATGAGAGTGAAATGGGAGTTATTCGTGATAAAATCGCAGCTGAACTTATGCTTAAATAA
- the LOC133784751 gene encoding L10-interacting MYB domain-containing protein-like — MASEGEVTQGKSKAIWDPPTHEKWIDLAVEEVRAGNRNGSHLSKLGWKNFIEKFNLATKRNYDRKQMKNHWDNVKKEWQLWDSLLKGETGLGWDIQRQTVDAPDEWWDAKLQKYPDAAKFRVRGLEHSFKLDELFRDVTATGARAWAPTSGSLPPLYTEDHNDIEIDENLEESDHEGVGDPMKKETKLLGPNRKQFKKGKKNNSTTSKLSKQLDEICEAIKNRSSYIRTDPPGCSVQEVIDKLVTLPGCEPMSPLFKVGTSLFTKKANREIFVALKEPKYQIEWLKEQEFDF; from the exons atggCGAGTGAGGGTGAGGTAACACAAGGAAAATCAAAAGCAATTTGGGATCCACCAACACATGAGAAATGGATTGATTTAGCTGTAGAAGAAGTGAGAGCAGGTAATAGAAATGGATCACATTTGAGCAAATTAGGTTGGAAAAATTTTATTGAAAAATTTAATCTTGCAACAAAAAGAAATTATGATCGAAAGCAAATGAAAAATCATTGGGATAATGTTAAAAAAGAGTGGCAACTATGGGATTCATTACTTAAAGGAGAGACTGGACTTGGTTGGGACATACAGAGGCAAACAGTTGATGCTCCAGATGAATGGTGGGATGCAAAGTTACAA AAATATCCGGATGCTGCTAAATTTCGAGTGAGAGGTTTAGAACATTCTTTCAAACTGGATGAATTGTTTAGAGATGTTACTGCTACAGGAGCTAGAGCTTGGGCACCAACCTCTGGTTCACTACCTCCTTTATACACCGAGGATCATAATGATATagagattgatgagaatttggagGAAAGTGATCATGAGGGAGTGGGTGATCCAATGAAAAAAGAGACTAAATTACTTGGTCCAAATAGAAAGCAATTTAAGAAGGGAAAAAAGAATAATTCTACAACATCAAAGTTGTCCAAACAACTTGATGAGATTTGTGAGGCGATCAAAAATAGGAGTTCATACATACGTACTGATCCACCGGGATGTAGTGTTCAAGAAGTTATCGATAAGTTAGTTACACTTCCAGGTTGTGAACCAATGAGCCCTCTTTTCAAAGTTGGTACTTCCTTGTTCACAAAGAAAGCAAATAGGGAAATTTTTGTAGCTTTGAAGGAGCCTAAATATCAAATTGAATGGCTGAAAGAACAAGAGTTCGATTTCTAA